A section of the Roseivirga sp. BDSF3-8 genome encodes:
- a CDS encoding radical SAM protein yields MKVSKFNSFVPYKGKFVAFNSLTLGFIILDPFLYELYTAGNRDNEINKLKQVHPAFFNTLSDKGFIVPDEKDEDLSFRALRDSIDMDDSNYTLIINPTMNCNFKCWYCYESHIKGSKLNDETQEKIKRHISHVFKNQKGLKNFHLSWFGGEPLLYFEQAIVPISDYATEIFKNSDVSFSMSFTTNGYLISEKVIKKLKDYNVTTLQITLDGSLEQHNKVRYVNYNKGSYKKIVENIKALTTSGLNVHARINYTEETLESINNVIDDFEDLDYETRTNLTFSFHNVWQEGDPKIDKVESIITAFRTRGFITSSQFSNVDTVRQSCYADKKYQATINYNGEIHKCTARDFTSDRTEGILEENGSISWNDKYYKRLNSKFKNNPCNSCRIQPICNGGCSQVALENIDNDYCVWESQGVSKDQIILSRFKHTIESKILQEALNEKKAIDIQEETIKKASATA; encoded by the coding sequence ATGAAAGTCAGTAAATTTAATTCTTTCGTTCCATATAAGGGTAAATTTGTAGCCTTTAATTCCCTCACCCTTGGTTTTATTATATTAGACCCTTTTTTATATGAGTTATATACGGCAGGTAATCGTGATAATGAAATAAATAAGCTAAAACAGGTACACCCTGCTTTTTTTAATACCTTGTCGGACAAAGGTTTCATTGTTCCTGATGAAAAGGATGAGGATTTGAGTTTTAGGGCTCTGAGAGATTCCATTGACATGGATGATTCTAATTACACCCTAATTATTAATCCAACTATGAACTGCAACTTTAAGTGCTGGTATTGTTACGAAAGTCATATTAAAGGCTCAAAGCTAAATGATGAAACCCAGGAAAAAATTAAAAGACATATATCACATGTATTTAAGAATCAGAAAGGGCTGAAAAATTTTCACCTGTCGTGGTTTGGTGGAGAGCCCCTTTTGTACTTTGAGCAGGCAATTGTACCTATTTCTGATTATGCCACTGAAATTTTCAAAAATTCGGATGTATCCTTTTCGATGTCATTTACTACAAATGGCTATTTAATTTCAGAGAAAGTAATAAAAAAGTTAAAAGACTATAATGTAACTACATTACAAATAACATTGGATGGTAGTTTAGAACAGCATAATAAAGTCAGGTATGTCAATTATAACAAGGGTTCATATAAAAAAATAGTCGAAAACATCAAAGCCCTGACAACGTCAGGTTTGAATGTGCACGCAAGAATAAATTATACTGAAGAAACCCTTGAATCAATCAATAATGTCATTGATGATTTTGAAGATTTGGACTACGAGACCAGAACCAATTTAACTTTCTCTTTTCATAATGTATGGCAGGAAGGCGACCCTAAAATTGATAAAGTAGAATCAATTATTACTGCCTTTCGGACAAGAGGGTTTATCACTAGCTCACAATTTTCTAATGTTGATACAGTTAGGCAATCTTGTTATGCGGATAAAAAATATCAGGCTACTATAAACTATAATGGGGAAATTCATAAATGTACTGCTAGAGATTTTACCTCAGATCGAACCGAGGGTATTTTAGAAGAAAACGGCTCAATAAGTTGGAATGATAAGTATTATAAACGCCTTAATAGTAAATTTAAAAATAACCCATGTAATTCTTGTAGGATTCAGCCGATATGTAATGGAGGGTGTTCTCAGGTGGCTTTAGAAAATATAGATAATGATTATTGTGTATGGGAAAGCCAAGGTGTTTCTAAAGATCAGATTATTCTAAGTAGATTCAAACATACAATTGAGTCTAAAATTCTTCAGGAAGCTTTAAACGAAAAAAAGGCAATCGATATACAGGAGGAAACTATCAAAAAAGCCTCCGCAACCGCATAA
- the glgX gene encoding glycogen debranching protein GlgX, which yields MTLEGTIEHWPGKPYPLGATYDGEGINFALFSENATAIWLCLFNHTNDEKEYVSIEMTEVTDHVWHVYIPGLSPGQLYGYRVDGPYEPEQGHRFNKHKLLLDPYAKAIDGRIDWSDAMFGYPVGDEDEDRDLKFDTQDSSEGMNKSIVIDSAFDWEGVEKPQTPLHQSIIYELHVKGFTKLREDVDESIRGTYKGLAQPQVIEYFKNLGVTAIELMPIHQFVHDKTLMDKDLRNYWGYNTIGFFAPHSGYSSAGKLGEQVTEFKELVKAYHKAGIEVILDVVYNHTAEGNHYGPTLCFKGIDNQAYYRLVEDDKRYYMDYTGTGNSLNMLHSRSLQLVMDSLRYWVTEMQVDGFRFDLASTLARGLHEVGKLSTFLDTIHQDPIVSQVKLIAEPWDVGEGGYQVGKFPVLWAEWNGKYRDTVRRFWKGDESQVGEMANRLTGSSDLYQTDGRKPTASINFVTAHDGFTLNDLVSYNEKHNAANGEDNNDGESHNISWNCGVEGPTDDKKIIALREKQKRNFLSTLLLSQGVPMISMGDEYGRTQNGNNNVYCQDNELSWFNWDWTERQQALFDFTKELISFRKNAPVMRRRRFFHGRKVHGVGVRDIRWLAPDGHDMTDEEWDNGYVRCLSMLLNGHAMEERDEKGNLITDHTYMMMLNSYWEPVTFIFPLKHRKWEWEIIVSTDNPKAMHENTMIRENVELPPRSFLLLRKCEAEPDSSGY from the coding sequence ATGACATTGGAAGGAACGATAGAACACTGGCCGGGTAAACCTTACCCGCTGGGGGCTACATATGACGGGGAGGGAATAAACTTTGCTCTCTTCAGCGAAAATGCTACGGCTATATGGCTATGCCTGTTCAATCATACAAACGACGAGAAGGAATATGTTTCGATAGAAATGACGGAGGTGACGGACCACGTATGGCATGTGTACATACCGGGTCTGTCGCCTGGGCAGCTCTATGGCTACCGGGTGGACGGCCCGTATGAGCCTGAGCAGGGACACCGTTTTAATAAACACAAACTGCTGCTGGACCCGTACGCTAAAGCAATAGATGGTCGGATAGACTGGTCTGATGCCATGTTCGGATATCCTGTGGGGGATGAGGATGAGGACCGTGACCTGAAGTTTGACACGCAGGACAGCTCGGAAGGCATGAATAAGAGCATCGTGATTGACTCTGCTTTTGACTGGGAAGGGGTGGAAAAGCCGCAAACGCCTTTGCACCAGTCGATCATTTATGAATTGCACGTAAAGGGATTTACGAAGCTGCGGGAGGATGTGGATGAGAGTATCCGTGGTACTTACAAGGGGCTGGCGCAGCCACAGGTGATAGAATACTTTAAAAACCTGGGGGTAACGGCCATCGAGCTAATGCCTATCCATCAGTTTGTGCATGACAAAACGCTGATGGATAAGGACCTGCGCAACTACTGGGGGTATAACACGATAGGTTTCTTTGCGCCTCACTCGGGCTATAGCTCAGCGGGAAAGCTGGGGGAGCAGGTGACGGAGTTTAAGGAACTGGTAAAGGCTTACCATAAGGCGGGTATAGAGGTGATACTGGATGTGGTGTATAACCACACGGCGGAGGGTAACCACTATGGCCCTACGCTATGCTTTAAGGGGATAGATAACCAGGCTTATTATCGCCTGGTGGAGGATGATAAGCGGTATTACATGGACTATACGGGCACGGGCAATAGCCTGAATATGCTGCATTCGCGCTCTCTGCAACTGGTGATGGACAGCCTGCGCTACTGGGTGACTGAGATGCAGGTGGATGGCTTCCGCTTTGACCTGGCCTCTACCCTGGCGCGCGGCCTGCATGAGGTGGGTAAGCTGTCTACTTTCCTGGATACGATACACCAGGACCCTATCGTGTCGCAGGTGAAGCTGATCGCAGAGCCATGGGACGTGGGCGAGGGGGGCTACCAGGTGGGTAAGTTTCCTGTGCTATGGGCTGAGTGGAACGGTAAGTACCGAGACACGGTACGCCGCTTCTGGAAGGGGGACGAAAGCCAGGTGGGTGAAATGGCAAACCGCCTGACGGGTAGCAGTGACCTGTACCAGACGGATGGCCGAAAGCCTACGGCGAGTATTAACTTTGTGACGGCACATGATGGCTTTACATTAAATGACCTGGTGAGCTATAATGAAAAGCATAATGCGGCTAACGGGGAGGATAATAATGACGGCGAATCACACAATATAAGCTGGAACTGCGGGGTGGAAGGTCCTACGGATGATAAAAAGATCATCGCGCTGCGTGAAAAGCAGAAACGCAACTTCCTCTCTACGCTGCTGCTGAGCCAGGGGGTGCCCATGATCAGTATGGGGGATGAGTATGGCCGTACGCAAAATGGTAATAATAATGTATACTGCCAGGACAATGAGCTTAGCTGGTTTAACTGGGACTGGACGGAACGTCAGCAGGCTCTCTTCGACTTTACGAAGGAGCTTATCAGCTTCCGTAAGAATGCTCCTGTGATGCGCCGCAGACGCTTCTTCCATGGCCGTAAGGTGCATGGTGTAGGGGTGCGTGATATCCGCTGGCTGGCGCCGGACGGGCACGATATGACGGATGAGGAATGGGACAATGGCTACGTACGCTGCCTGAGCATGCTGCTGAACGGGCATGCGATGGAGGAACGGGATGAAAAGGGGAACCTGATCACGGACCATACTTATATGATGATGCTGAACAGCTACTGGGAGCCGGTGACGTTCATATTCCCGCTTAAGCACCGTAAGTGGGAGTGGGAAATCATCGTATCAACAGATAATCCCAAGGCGATGCACGAAAACACGATGATCCGCGAAAATGTGGAGCTCCCCCCCCGCTCTTTCTTATTACTAAGGAAATGTGAAGCGGAGCCTGACTCCAGTGGGTACTAA
- a CDS encoding NADPH-dependent F420 reductase, whose amino-acid sequence MKVGIIGSGNIGGNLGVHLAQAGHSVYFSSRHPEQLTSLVEQAGSNAQAGTPEEAADYGEVVVLSIPYKAIEETAGSLKEKLKGKTVIDTCNPYPERDGDMAKKIREDETMRETEYTVQKLPNSDVVKAFNTIYFENLRDKAFRRGEDRLAIPLAGNDPDARNVVAGMISDIGFAPVDLGDMAHSAPMEVDKELYNKVMKPGEMLNTIKYLD is encoded by the coding sequence ATGAAAGTAGGCATAATAGGATCTGGCAATATAGGAGGCAACCTGGGGGTACACCTGGCTCAGGCGGGACATTCTGTATATTTTAGCTCAAGACACCCTGAGCAACTGACGAGCCTGGTGGAACAGGCGGGCAGCAATGCACAGGCGGGCACGCCTGAAGAGGCGGCAGATTACGGGGAGGTGGTGGTGCTCTCGATCCCTTATAAAGCAATAGAGGAAACGGCGGGTAGCCTGAAGGAGAAATTGAAGGGGAAAACGGTCATCGATACCTGCAACCCGTACCCTGAGCGGGACGGTGACATGGCTAAGAAGATCCGGGAAGATGAAACTATGCGTGAAACTGAATACACGGTACAGAAGCTGCCGAATTCGGACGTAGTAAAAGCCTTTAACACGATATACTTTGAGAACCTTAGGGACAAGGCTTTCAGAAGAGGTGAAGACCGGCTGGCTATCCCGCTGGCGGGCAATGATCCGGATGCCAGAAATGTGGTGGCGGGCATGATCTCGGACATCGGGTTTGCGCCTGTAGACCTGGGGGACATGGCTCACTCAGCCCCTATGGAGGTGGATAAGGAACTTTATAATAAGGTAATGAAGCCGGGAGAAATGCTGAACACAATAAAATACCTTGACTAA
- a CDS encoding MBL fold metallo-hydrolase: MSTHISNPDLLTIKDNWPGTPLDEKGRFVNHEHPFEPKFSDLIKWVTGPKPQKKAKKEDDFSPETDDSGAFLEGDEDCIVWLGHASFYIRLSGITFLTDPVFYNIPFTRRISHIPIAPEKLRGIDYLLISHDHRDHCQKQSLQLLAKNNPKMKVMAGLEMEMVLEEYTGGLPVQTAGWYQQFRMAHEEVELFFLPSRHWGRRHLTDTNKRLWGAFVFRHKGKTIYFSGDTGYGSHLKEVKELFEEGVDVCIIGIGAFRPEWFMSPNHISPSDAVKASNEMGARYFIPMHYGTFDLSNEPSGEPIGIARRLADEGRLKGTLCEPVLGRPVDKIF; this comes from the coding sequence ATGTCCACACACATTTCTAATCCGGATCTACTTACCATAAAAGATAACTGGCCAGGCACTCCGCTGGATGAAAAAGGCCGATTCGTGAACCATGAGCACCCTTTTGAGCCTAAATTTTCGGATCTTATCAAATGGGTGACGGGGCCAAAACCACAGAAAAAGGCAAAGAAAGAGGATGACTTCAGTCCTGAAACGGATGACAGCGGGGCCTTTCTGGAAGGGGATGAGGACTGTATTGTCTGGCTGGGACATGCTTCATTTTATATCCGGCTCTCGGGGATCACATTCCTGACGGACCCGGTATTTTATAATATCCCTTTTACCAGGAGAATTTCACATATACCTATCGCACCGGAAAAGCTGAGGGGGATTGACTACCTTTTGATCTCACATGACCACCGGGACCACTGCCAGAAACAGAGCCTGCAACTGCTGGCGAAGAACAATCCTAAAATGAAGGTAATGGCCGGGCTGGAAATGGAGATGGTGCTGGAGGAGTATACGGGGGGGCTACCGGTACAGACTGCGGGATGGTATCAGCAGTTCAGGATGGCTCATGAAGAGGTGGAGCTTTTTTTTCTGCCCTCCCGGCACTGGGGAAGGCGGCACCTGACGGATACGAATAAGCGGCTCTGGGGTGCTTTTGTATTCAGGCATAAGGGCAAGACGATCTATTTCAGTGGTGATACGGGTTACGGAAGCCACTTAAAGGAGGTGAAGGAACTCTTTGAGGAGGGTGTGGATGTGTGTATCATCGGTATCGGGGCCTTCAGGCCGGAGTGGTTTATGTCTCCTAATCATATAAGCCCATCGGATGCGGTAAAGGCTAGTAATGAAATGGGTGCGCGGTACTTTATCCCTATGCACTATGGCACGTTTGACCTTAGCAATGAGCCTTCGGGGGAGCCGATAGGTATTGCGAGACGGCTTGCGGATGAGGGGAGGCTAAAGGGGACTCTGTGTGAACCGGTGCTGGGAAGGCCGGTGGATAAAATATTTTAA
- a CDS encoding ABC transporter permease codes for MENNVSPPTLARRLFEWYCNPAICEELAGDMEEAYHRRMAEEGKLKADLRYWLNVLMFFQPRFIRRGSAGHVMDMYGNYLKVALRSLTKQKGYAAINVASLLIGFAFCIMIWLYVQYELSFDGHFAEGRNIYRAWVKEDYGEGEQFFNTVTPIPLGPDLAATYPEVRAFTRFDMRSTVVKQGNRLLEGTMHFADEGFFDLFDTEVVSGEASVADLESIVLTESAAKKHFGSEGALGQYMTVQLGNRFEEFIVRGVVADQRATQSVQYDMLVNYEHFLDVVGPESRTNYFNIFSETYVLLQEGAWAADLEGRLPALVKRVLGEDYQPGSYVVGLQPLEDIHLNADIPAGIAPVSDAKYIYILSAVALLILLVACINFVTLAVGRSLSRVKEVGVRKSLGAMRGQIMSQFWAEALLTTFVALVAGIALAAILLPVFSELAGVKLSLELSVANILFILLLGGGTGLLAGSYPSLFLSRFHPAGIFHSGGGTGRNRELMRRLMVGFQFVLSILLILGTLTMQRQLAYLQNKHLGFEQEQLITVPQHMESKVFKDFEGYINEGLQRRNLLAEALASVSEVEVVGMSTHTFGQQGWTNIGWQDEKGVYEEITMNVVDSRFIDAYGIDIKAGRGFDEDNRAGLNYGVVVNEAFVKHFGIEDPAGAAMPRPFGDYTILGVARDFHYQSLHSPVMPALLVVSPMGLLKNITNLDFATNPNPKITLKLNTADLPATMDRIEKIWKETLRDQPFDYSFVDMTLASQYSQEKRLSRIMWLTTLLGIAISCMGLFGLVTLSLTKRTKEIGIRKVMGASSGQVMGMVYREFLLLIALSFGIAMPLAWFGMEHWLQEFAYRIGMDAGTYLLAGGIITAVASVTIFYHSWQAARNNPVYALRSE; via the coding sequence ATGGAAAATAATGTTTCTCCCCCTACCCTGGCACGCAGGCTGTTTGAGTGGTACTGTAACCCGGCGATATGCGAAGAGCTGGCGGGTGATATGGAGGAGGCGTACCACCGCCGTATGGCGGAAGAGGGTAAGCTTAAAGCTGATCTGAGGTACTGGCTGAATGTGCTGATGTTCTTTCAGCCGCGCTTTATCCGCAGGGGAAGTGCGGGGCATGTGATGGATATGTACGGCAACTACCTGAAGGTGGCGCTGCGCAGCCTGACTAAGCAGAAGGGGTATGCGGCTATTAATGTGGCTAGTCTGCTGATCGGGTTTGCCTTTTGTATCATGATCTGGCTGTATGTACAGTATGAGCTATCGTTTGACGGGCACTTTGCGGAGGGGAGGAATATATACCGTGCCTGGGTGAAGGAGGACTATGGTGAGGGGGAGCAATTTTTTAATACGGTTACGCCTATCCCGCTGGGCCCTGACCTGGCGGCTACTTACCCTGAGGTGCGGGCTTTTACGCGATTTGATATGCGCAGTACGGTGGTAAAGCAGGGCAACCGCTTGCTGGAGGGAACTATGCACTTTGCGGACGAGGGCTTTTTTGATCTGTTTGATACGGAGGTGGTGTCAGGTGAGGCAAGTGTGGCTGACCTAGAGAGCATTGTGCTGACGGAGAGTGCAGCAAAAAAGCACTTTGGCTCTGAAGGGGCCCTGGGCCAGTATATGACGGTACAGTTGGGGAATCGCTTCGAGGAGTTTATTGTGCGGGGGGTGGTGGCGGACCAGCGGGCGACGCAAAGTGTTCAATATGATATGCTGGTGAACTATGAGCATTTTTTAGATGTGGTGGGGCCGGAATCGAGAACGAACTACTTTAATATTTTCAGTGAAACGTATGTGCTGCTGCAAGAGGGGGCATGGGCCGCAGATCTGGAGGGGCGGCTGCCGGCACTGGTCAAACGTGTGCTGGGTGAAGACTATCAGCCGGGCAGCTATGTGGTGGGCTTGCAGCCTCTGGAAGACATTCACCTGAATGCTGATATACCTGCCGGGATAGCGCCGGTTAGTGATGCGAAATACATTTATATCCTGTCTGCAGTGGCACTACTGATTTTGCTGGTGGCGTGTATTAATTTTGTGACGCTGGCGGTGGGCCGCTCACTTTCCCGGGTAAAGGAGGTAGGGGTACGCAAGTCTCTGGGGGCAATGAGGGGACAGATCATGTCGCAGTTTTGGGCGGAGGCTTTGCTGACGACATTTGTGGCACTGGTGGCGGGGATTGCTCTTGCGGCCATTTTGCTGCCGGTATTCAGTGAGCTGGCGGGGGTGAAGCTTTCGCTGGAGCTGTCGGTGGCGAACATCCTGTTTATCTTATTGTTGGGGGGTGGTACGGGCCTGCTGGCGGGCAGCTATCCAAGCCTCTTTCTGAGCCGGTTTCATCCGGCAGGGATATTTCACAGTGGCGGGGGTACGGGCCGTAACCGGGAGCTGATGCGGCGGCTCATGGTAGGGTTTCAGTTCGTTCTTTCGATTCTGCTGATTCTGGGCACGCTTACGATGCAACGCCAACTGGCTTACCTGCAGAACAAGCACCTGGGCTTTGAGCAGGAACAACTGATTACTGTGCCGCAGCATATGGAGAGTAAAGTTTTTAAGGACTTTGAAGGATATATTAATGAGGGGCTGCAACGCCGGAATCTGCTGGCGGAGGCCCTGGCTTCTGTGTCTGAGGTGGAGGTGGTGGGGATGTCCACACACACGTTTGGCCAGCAGGGCTGGACGAACATAGGCTGGCAGGATGAAAAGGGGGTATATGAGGAAATTACGATGAATGTGGTGGACAGCAGGTTTATCGATGCTTACGGGATAGATATAAAGGCGGGACGGGGCTTTGATGAGGACAACCGAGCGGGACTGAACTATGGGGTGGTGGTGAATGAGGCTTTTGTGAAGCACTTTGGCATAGAGGACCCGGCGGGCGCTGCCATGCCACGGCCCTTTGGAGACTATACGATACTGGGGGTGGCGAGGGACTTTCACTACCAGTCTCTGCACTCACCGGTAATGCCGGCGCTGCTGGTGGTAAGCCCAATGGGCCTGCTGAAGAACATCACTAATCTGGACTTTGCAACTAACCCGAACCCGAAAATAACGCTTAAGCTGAATACGGCAGACTTACCGGCTACTATGGACCGTATAGAAAAAATCTGGAAGGAGACGCTGAGGGACCAGCCATTTGACTACTCTTTCGTGGATATGACGCTGGCTTCTCAGTATAGTCAGGAGAAGAGGCTGAGCCGCATTATGTGGCTTACGACGTTGCTGGGGATAGCTATTTCCTGCATGGGTCTGTTTGGGCTGGTTACCCTGTCTCTGACTAAGCGCACAAAGGAGATAGGCATACGTAAGGTAATGGGGGCCTCCTCAGGCCAGGTGATGGGCATGGTGTACAGGGAATTTTTGTTACTGATCGCTCTCTCCTTCGGTATAGCGATGCCGCTGGCGTGGTTTGGAATGGAGCACTGGCTGCAGGAATTTGCGTACCGGATTGGCATGGATGCAGGGACTTACTTACTGGCGGGGGGTATAATCACTGCGGTAGCAAGTGTGACTATCTTTTACCACTCGTGGCAAGCAGCAAGAAATAATCCGGTATATGCGCTGCGGTCAGAATAA
- a CDS encoding PadR family transcriptional regulator → MTKGNYLGEFEELVLLAVGILYEEAYGLAITDEIEKRTGRTVTMSAVHKTLMRLEDKGFLASEMGGATETRGGRKKRLFSLTGTGKEALKHTKEMRDSLWQAIPKPVWNFSI, encoded by the coding sequence ATGACTAAAGGCAATTACCTGGGTGAGTTTGAAGAGTTAGTACTGCTGGCGGTGGGTATTTTATATGAAGAGGCATACGGGCTGGCGATAACGGATGAAATAGAAAAAAGAACGGGCCGGACGGTGACGATGAGCGCGGTGCATAAAACACTGATGCGCCTAGAGGATAAGGGTTTTCTGGCCTCGGAAATGGGAGGCGCTACGGAAACCCGCGGAGGACGCAAGAAGCGTCTGTTTAGCCTAACGGGGACGGGTAAGGAGGCGCTGAAGCATACGAAGGAAATGCGGGACAGCCTGTGGCAGGCGATACCTAAGCCTGTCTGGAACTTTAGTATCTGA
- a CDS encoding ion channel produces the protein MNYLFLIIGILLLMIVFTDFFLTVISVSGAGLVSSRLSGYVCDVFLWVGEKSGQRVVLKYAGAIITLTLITWWILGLWLGFYLLLLSDPYSVLVATSEVPGNSTDKMYFSGYVLSTMGNGDFKPGLPSWQIVIAVFSFTGFIFFTTAMTYLISVSSAVIHKRSGALFINNILRLPASRQLQHVLDNASDIVDMINVHNQHHLAYPVIHYFFSMKEKSSFIVNIWRLNRLVTSADNGAGASEKADLLIGAIEDYLDTISGGYIANLRDKDGEGLNDTEIRDKQLKKLLRSGGWDPDRVSDSAN, from the coding sequence ATGAATTACCTGTTCCTTATAATAGGCATACTGCTATTGATGATCGTCTTTACGGATTTCTTCCTTACGGTTATATCTGTAAGCGGGGCAGGTTTGGTTTCATCCAGGTTGTCGGGTTATGTATGTGATGTCTTTTTATGGGTAGGTGAAAAATCGGGCCAACGGGTGGTGCTTAAGTACGCGGGGGCGATTATTACGCTGACGCTGATCACGTGGTGGATACTGGGCCTTTGGCTGGGCTTTTACCTGCTGCTATTATCGGATCCGTACTCTGTGCTGGTGGCAACGTCGGAAGTACCTGGCAACAGTACGGACAAGATGTATTTTAGCGGTTATGTCCTTTCTACGATGGGCAACGGTGACTTTAAACCGGGTCTGCCCTCATGGCAAATAGTGATCGCCGTATTTTCGTTTACAGGGTTTATATTCTTTACTACGGCTATGACTTATCTGATATCGGTATCATCGGCGGTGATCCATAAAAGGTCAGGTGCTCTCTTTATAAATAATATCCTAAGGCTCCCTGCATCGAGGCAGTTGCAGCATGTGCTGGATAATGCTTCTGATATTGTGGATATGATCAATGTACACAATCAGCATCACCTGGCGTATCCGGTGATTCATTACTTTTTCAGTATGAAAGAAAAGTCATCGTTTATAGTAAATATATGGCGGCTGAACAGGCTGGTTACTTCTGCGGATAATGGAGCGGGGGCTTCCGAAAAGGCAGATTTGTTAATCGGGGCTATTGAGGACTATCTGGATACGATAAGCGGGGGGTATATAGCCAACTTAAGGGATAAGGATGGTGAAGGCCTGAATGATACTGAGATACGTGACAAACAACTAAAAAAGCTACTACGGAGTGGTGGCTGGGACCCGGATAGGGTAAGTGATTCGGCCAACTGA
- a CDS encoding DUF305 domain-containing protein, with translation MKNHYLKFALMMLSSFVFMYAAMFFNVDQFDHIYLSHTRTYMALYMVGPMALIMLAFMAPMYKNKAKNAVIVVLAVLVTSLSYYFLRDQTTVKDIQYMKAMIPHHSSAILVSQQATLEDPETRALAKEIIEAQKREIAEMKKIINRLENED, from the coding sequence GTGAAGAATCATTATTTAAAGTTTGCCCTGATGATGCTGTCGTCATTTGTGTTTATGTACGCAGCGATGTTTTTTAATGTAGACCAGTTTGATCATATATACCTGAGCCATACGCGTACTTACATGGCGCTGTATATGGTAGGTCCTATGGCGCTGATTATGCTGGCTTTTATGGCGCCGATGTATAAAAATAAGGCTAAAAATGCGGTAATAGTGGTGCTGGCGGTGCTGGTGACCTCGCTCAGTTATTATTTTCTGAGGGACCAGACTACGGTGAAGGACATCCAGTATATGAAGGCGATGATACCGCACCACTCTTCTGCGATACTGGTAAGCCAGCAGGCTACGCTGGAGGACCCGGAAACGCGGGCCCTGGCGAAGGAGATAATCGAAGCGCAAAAGAGAGAGATTGCGGAGATGAAGAAGATCATTAACCGGCTGGAAAACGAGGACTAG
- a CDS encoding DUF3347 domain-containing protein gives MMKHIFLTLATLALLNFSACVEGEQKQEVEVKTPEEVKEETEETPDRFDAEFKDGMVGKVFQNYLEVRTSLVNSDLEDAKTAASNLAQAFEEERAEMKAAALAMAEAEGLDDLRTHFSEFTTLVEPLLKESVSSGTIYKQYCPMAFDNEGAYWFSDAEEIRNPYFGDEMLTCGNVEETITKK, from the coding sequence ATGATGAAACATATTTTTTTAACACTGGCCACTTTGGCTCTGCTGAACTTTTCTGCCTGTGTGGAGGGGGAGCAAAAGCAGGAGGTGGAAGTGAAAACGCCTGAAGAGGTAAAGGAAGAGACGGAGGAGACGCCTGACCGCTTCGATGCTGAATTTAAGGATGGCATGGTGGGTAAGGTATTCCAGAACTACCTGGAGGTGCGGACCTCGCTGGTAAACTCTGACCTGGAGGATGCTAAAACAGCGGCCTCTAACCTGGCTCAGGCCTTTGAAGAGGAGCGTGCGGAAATGAAGGCGGCGGCGCTTGCTATGGCGGAAGCGGAGGGTCTGGATGACTTGAGGACGCACTTTTCTGAGTTTACGACGCTTGTGGAGCCTTTGCTGAAGGAGTCGGTAAGTAGTGGCACTATTTACAAGCAGTACTGCCCGATGGCATTTGATAATGAGGGGGCTTATTGGTTTTCTGATGCTGAGGAGATCCGCAACCCTTACTTCGGCGATGAAATGCTGACTTGCGGAAATGTGGAAGAAACTATCACTAAAAAATAA